The following coding sequences lie in one Allorhizobium ampelinum S4 genomic window:
- a CDS encoding isocitrate lyase/PEP mutase family protein: MEDKGRTFRQLHEGSGTFIIPNPWDIGTARILAALGFPALATTSAGMAFSLGVPEGIVSRDDTLDNCRAIVAATSLPVSADLEKGFGDSPESAAETIVTAASIGLAGCSLEDHTGQRDNPVYDFTLAVERIAAAAEARRALPSDFVLTARCENFLWGRPDLDDTIKRLQAFEKAGADVLYAPGLHDLDTIRTVCEAVTKPVNIVMGMPGATFGIAELSEAGVKRISVGSALARLAFGAFANAAREMKSAGTFRFSEDAMGFAELEGFFNGTTKA; encoded by the coding sequence ATGGAAGACAAGGGCAGAACGTTTCGACAGCTGCATGAAGGATCAGGGACGTTTATCATTCCCAACCCTTGGGACATTGGTACAGCTCGGATTCTCGCAGCATTGGGCTTTCCGGCGCTCGCGACCACCAGCGCCGGGATGGCTTTTTCTCTCGGCGTGCCGGAGGGCATTGTGTCGAGAGATGATACTCTGGACAATTGTCGGGCAATCGTGGCAGCTACGTCTCTGCCAGTTTCTGCCGACCTTGAGAAAGGTTTTGGGGACAGTCCCGAGAGTGCTGCAGAGACGATCGTCACCGCCGCCAGCATCGGACTTGCGGGTTGTTCTCTTGAGGATCACACCGGTCAGCGTGATAATCCAGTTTACGACTTCACGTTGGCCGTCGAACGCATCGCGGCGGCAGCTGAAGCCCGCCGCGCCTTGCCAAGTGATTTTGTTTTGACGGCTCGGTGCGAGAATTTCCTGTGGGGCCGCCCCGATCTCGATGACACAATCAAGCGGTTGCAAGCTTTCGAGAAAGCCGGTGCTGACGTACTCTATGCACCTGGTCTCCACGACCTCGACACGATCCGCACTGTTTGCGAGGCTGTGACGAAGCCCGTCAACATCGTTATGGGGATGCCAGGAGCAACGTTCGGCATCGCAGAACTGTCGGAGGCTGGTGTCAAACGTATCAGTGTTGGGTCGGCGCTCGCGAGGCTCGCATTCGGCGCTTTCGCAAACGCGGCCCGAGAGATGAAATCGGCGGGCACTTTCCGGTTTTCGGAGGACGCTATGGGCTTCGCGGAGCTCGAAGGTTTTTTCAACGGCACGACGAAAGCTTAG